The following proteins come from a genomic window of Miscanthus floridulus cultivar M001 chromosome 2, ASM1932011v1, whole genome shotgun sequence:
- the LOC136540560 gene encoding uncharacterized protein: MSFGAVDMEEESGAAAAAAAAEEIRRLPAEVNWEMLDKSRFFVLGAALFSGVSAALYPAVVVKTHLQVAPPPQAATATATAAAILRRDGLRGFYRGFGASLAGTVPARALYMAALEATKSSVGSAAVRLGVSEPTASAVASAAAGVSAAVAAQVVWTPVDVMSQRLMVQTAASCRYRGGADAFRKILLADGVRGLYRGFGLSILTYAPSNAVWWSTYAVAQRCLWRAVGHERSESCTSLMAVQGASAAVAGAASALVTMPLDTVKTRLQVMEADAAARPTLASTVRGLLKEGGWAACYRGLGPRWGSMSLSAATMVTTYEFLKRLSAKEGSLG, from the coding sequence ATGAGCTTCGGTGCTGTGGACATGGAGGAGGAgagcggcgccgcggcggcggccgcagcGGCGGAGGAGATCCGGCGGCTGCCGGCCGAGGTGAACTGGGAGATGCTCGACAAGTCGCGGTTCTTCGTCCTGGGCGCGGCGCTCTTCTCGGGCGTGTCCGCGGCGCTGTACCCGGCCGTGGTGGTCAAGACGCACCTGCaggtggcgccgccgccgcaggcggccacggccacggcgacGGCCGCCGCCATCCTCCGGCGGGACGGCCTGCGCGGGTTCTACCGCGGGTTCGGTGCGTCGCTGGCCGGCACGGTGCCCGCGCGCGCGCTCTACATGGCGGCGCTCGAGGCCACCAAGAGCTCCGTGGGCTCCGCCGCCGTCCGGCTGGGCGTGTCCGAGCCCACCGCGTCGGCCGTCGCCTCCGCCGCGGCGGGCGTGTCCGCGGCCGTCGCGGCGCAGGTGGTGTGGACCCCCGTGGACGTCATGAGCCAGCGGCTGATGGTCCAGACCGCGGCCTCCTGCCGCTACCGCGGCGGCGCGGACGCCTTCCGGAAGATCCTCCTCGCGGACGGCGTCCGCGGCCTCTACCGCGGGTTCGGCCTCTCCATCCTCACGTACGCTCCGTCCAACGCGGTGTGGTGGTCGACCTACGCCGTGGCGCAGCGGTGCCTGTGGCGCGCCGTCGGGCACGAGCGCTCCGAGAGCTGCACCTCCCTGATGGCCGTGCAGGGCGCGAGCGCGGCCGTGGCCGGGGCCGCCTCGGCGCTGGTGACCATGCCGCTGGACACCGTGAAGACGCGGCTGCAGGTGATggaggccgacgcggcggcgCGCCCCACGCTGGCGAGCACCGTCCGCGGGCTGCTCAAGGAGGGCGGCTGGGCGGCGTGCTACCGCGGGCTCGGGCCCAGGTGGGGGTCCATGTCGCTGTCCGCGGCCACCATGGTGACCACCTACGAGTTCCTCAAGCGGCTCTCCGCCAAGGAGGGCTCCTTGGGCTAG